Within the SAR202 cluster bacterium genome, the region ACATGCAAAAGGAGTTCCAATGCCAGACAAGAAGGTTGGATTTATCGGCCTCGGCATCATGGGCAGGTCCATGGCCAAGAACCTCATCAAGGCCGGCTACGCCGTGACCGTTTTCGATATCAACCCCGCGAGCGTCAAGGAGCTCGAGACCGCCGGCGCAAAGTCGGCGGCATCTTCGAAGGCCGTTGCGGCAGGGTCGGACATAGTCGTCACGATGGTGCCTGACTCTGCCGACGCCGAGAAGGCGATCATGGGCGAGGGCGGCGTGCTGGAAGGGGCCAAGAAGGGCCTTACGGTCATCGATATGAGTTCCATCGCGCCCATCTCCTCGCAGAAGATTGCGAAGGCGTGCGAGGCGAAGGGCGTGAACTTCCTGGACGCGCCCGTGAGCGGCGGCGAGCCAAAGGCGATCGACGGCACGCTGGCTATCATGGTCGGCGGCAAGGGCGAAGTATTCGAGCAGAACGTCGCATTCCTGAAGTGCATGGGCGCGAGCGTCGTCCTCTGCGGCGGGTACGGCGCGGGCAACACCACCAAGCTCGCCAACCAGATCATCGTCGCGGCCAACATCGAGGCGCTCGCCGAAGCGATGGTGCTGGTCAAGAAGGCCGGCCTGGACCCTCAGGTCGTGTTCGAGGCGATCAAGGGCGGCCTGGCCGGCAGCACGGTCATGAACGCCAAAGCGCCGATGATGATCTCCGGCAATTTCAAGCCCGGCTTCCGCATCCGCCTCCACCAGAAGGACCTCCACAACGCCCTTCTGACCGGCAAGGAGCTCGGCGTCTCCCTCCCCGTCACGGCGGCCGTTCAGCAGATGATCACGGCGCTCATGACGAAGGGCAAGGGCGATTCCGACCACTCCGCCATCGCTAACTACCTCGAAGAGCTGGCGGGCATTACGATCAGCGGCAAATAGTCTGATCTGCGTCGTTCTATAAGCAGGGCCACCCGTGGCGGGTGGCCCTGTTTCACTTCCCCCTCTTCCTCAGTTGCAGGCCTGTTCTGGAATTTTCATAGCTACCTGTATAGGTAAATACCCTCGTTGACCCCCCGCGTTACAGGCACCATAATTGACCTGTGGGCCGAACATGTGTGCTAGTTCGGCGGCCCTGTTCTAAATTTCCGGGGGTCTCATAAGGTATCGCTGCGGAGTCGCGTTCTGTGACGGCCGCGGATGATGGAGGGGAACATCGTGATCCTGTTCAGGTCCTGTCCAAGGTGCGGCGGGGATGTGGACTCAACATTTTCA harbors:
- a CDS encoding 2-hydroxy-3-oxopropionate reductase → MPDKKVGFIGLGIMGRSMAKNLIKAGYAVTVFDINPASVKELETAGAKSAASSKAVAAGSDIVVTMVPDSADAEKAIMGEGGVLEGAKKGLTVIDMSSIAPISSQKIAKACEAKGVNFLDAPVSGGEPKAIDGTLAIMVGGKGEVFEQNVAFLKCMGASVVLCGGYGAGNTTKLANQIIVAANIEALAEAMVLVKKAGLDPQVVFEAIKGGLAGSTVMNAKAPMMISGNFKPGFRIRLHQKDLHNALLTGKELGVSLPVTAAVQQMITALMTKGKGDSDHSAIANYLEELAGITISGK